In the Oryzias latipes chromosome 23, ASM223467v1 genome, one interval contains:
- the washc3 gene encoding WASH complex subunit 3: MDEDGLPIVGSGVDLTKVPAIQQRRIVAYLNQFVVHTVRFLNRFSTVCEEKLANISLRIQQIDTTLCILEAKLASIPGLEEVTVDGLNQQHSVQTNGPTPTSQIQTDGSSVGAVPSSVPQEARQEAPEQKAAAVAENVLTVAKDPRYARYLKMVQVGVPVMAIRNKMILEGLDPSLLDTPDAPVPDGAGANTENEGAAASSSDSESSFSD; encoded by the exons ATGGACGAGGACGGTTTGCCAATCGTGGGGTCTGGAGTTGACCTCAcgaag GTTCCAGCTATACAGCAGAGACGAATTGTTGCCTATCTCAATCAGTTTGTTGTCCACACAGTTCGATTCCTGAACCGATTTTCCACAGTTTGTGAAGAG AAACTTGCAAACATATCCCTTCGCATCCAGCAGATTGATACCACCTTGTGCATTTTGGAGGCTAAG TTGGCCTCCATTCCCGGGCTGGAGGAGGTCACAGTAGATGGACTGAACCAGCAGCACAGTGTGCAGACAAATGGGCCCACTCCAACCAGTCAAATCCAAACAGATGGGTCTTCAGTGGGAGCAGTTCCTTCCTCAGTG CCTCAGGAGGCACGACAAGAAGCTCCTGAGCAAAAAGCAGCAGCCGTTGCAGAGAATGTCCTCACAGTGGCCAAAGACCCACGATATGCCCGCTACCTGAAAATGGTTCAAGTG gGTGTTCCAGTGATGGCCATCAGGAACAAAATGATCCTGGAGGGTTTGGACCCCAGCCTACTCGA CACGCCGGATGCCCCTGTGCCCGACGGAGCAGGAGCCAACACAGAGAACGAAGGGGCTGCTGCCTCCAGTTCTGACAGTGAATCTTCCTTCAGTGACTga
- the dram1 gene encoding DNA damage-regulated autophagy modulator protein 1, with translation MFWFTQGLSFLPLFLVVSSSSTFIVCYIISVFRRDVDVLFPYISDTGANPPESCIFGLMTVISSCAGIATIYARYKFVERLNEEPVKVKPHLNTAALWLGMISCLGMCIVATFQETEVTYVHDGGALMFFLSGVIYIVLQTKISYVIHPPGSSANTFRARVVITIIAIFAFFPTVICAFFVKQTQLHRHKEDKDYPFHVASAVCEWIVAFSFIFFFLTYLCDFQRFTIQVKTEYVEQY, from the exons ATGTTTTGGTTCACGCAAGGGCTCAGCTTCCTGCCTCTGTTCTTGGTCGTCTCGTCTTCCAGCACTTTCATTGTTTGCTATATTATTTCAGTGTTCAGACGAGACGTGGATGTGCTTTTCCCATACATAAG TGACACAGGCGCAAACCCACCAGAAAGCTGCATTTTCGGCCTGATGACGGTCATTTCTTCATGTGCAG gcaTTGCCACCATATATGCCAGATATAAGTTTGTGGAGAGGTTGAATGAAGAACCAGTAAAAGTGAAACCGCATCTCAATACGGCAGCTCTGTGGCTTGGGATGATCTCCTGTTTGGGAATGTGCATTGTTGCAACTTTCCAG GAAACAGAAGTGACTTATGTCCACGACGGTGGAGCTCTGATGTTTTTCCTCTCTGGTGTCATCTACATTGTTCtccaaacaaaaatatcatATGTTATCCATCCACCCGGGTCCTCTGCAAATACGTTCCGAGCTCGGGTGGTTATCACAATCATTGCTATATTTGCGTTTTTCCCCA CTGTAATCTGTGCCTTCTTTGTGAAACAAACCCAGTTGCATAGACACAAGGAAGACAAG GACTATCCTTTCCATGTCGCCAGCGCAGTCTGTGAGTGGATTGTTGCGTTCAgtttcatcttcttcttcctcacaTACCTTTGTGACTTTCAG CGTTTCACCATACAAGTAAAAACCGAGTACGTGGAGCAATACTGA